From Candoia aspera isolate rCanAsp1 chromosome 8, rCanAsp1.hap2, whole genome shotgun sequence, a single genomic window includes:
- the SPP1 gene encoding osteopontin — translation MKTAVLIVCLFTIALALPVSKSRHHDDSRSAERKHDSREDEAYAHHSHHHNSHSNEHSQEHRHSQESQEHASSQLNSQSLEDRDEITEQQTLLASSSKSHEDDDDHSDASNDDDSADSDESDESHETFTDFTTDAPFSLPVSSEPFTGRGDVAPYGIRAKVDQMSLGKSSKAHKKSGKFDSQDVSDEVDSTPDEESHEYSEAHSLENHDSSVERDDKSNLRDSNEVHSASHDRSLEDNSQEKPESVEDSHDNSKVDISLESTESREQKKDHSEEQLDSDPDVDDVSNQTLESTENHHSVEDHHSAEQHDSVEDNEVIL, via the exons ATGAAAACTGCTGTGCTTATCGTGTGTCTTTTCACCATTGCCTTGGCCTTACCA gtcAGCAAATCAAGACATCATGATGATTCTAGGAGTGCAGAAAGAAAACAT GATTCCAGAGAAGATGAAGCTTACGCACACCACAGTCACCACCACAATTCACACAGCAATGAACACAGTCAAGAGCATAGACACAGCCAAGAGTCACAAGAACATGCATCTTCTCAACTG aacTCTCAGTCTTTGGAAGATCGTGATGAGATCACTGAGCAACAG accctTTTGGCATCTTCGAGCAAAAGTCATGAAGACGACGATGATCATAGTGATGCTTCCAACGATGATGATTCAGCAGATTCAGATGAATCAGATGAGTCTCACGAAACCTTCACTGACTTTACCACCGATGCTCCTTTTTCCCTGCCTGTCTCTTCTGAGCCCTTCACAGGCAGAGGAGACGTTGCACCATATGGAATAAGGGCAAAAGTTGACCAGATGAGTTTGGGGAAGTCCAGCAAGGCACACAAAAAGTCTGGAAAG TTTGATTCTCAAGATGTTTCAGATGAAGTTGACAGCACACCAGATGAAGAGAGCCATGAATATTCTGAGGCACATTCTTTGGAAAACCATGACTCCAGTGTAGAAAGAGATGACAAAAGTAACCTGAGGGACAGCAATGAAGTCCACAGTGCATCTCATGACAGAAGCTTAGAGGACAACAGCCAAGAGAAACCTGAGAGTGTAGAGGACAGCCATGACAACAGCAAAGTTGACATTTCCCTAGAAAGTACTGAAAGCAGAGAGCAGAAAAAGGACCACAGTGAAGAACAGTTAGACAGTGATCCTGATGTTGATGATGTCAGCAACCAAACTTTGGAAAGCACTGAGAATCACCACAGTGTTGAGGATCACCACAGCGCTGAACAGCATGATAGTGTTGAGGACAATGAGGTCATCCTCTAA